In Capsicum annuum cultivar UCD-10X-F1 chromosome 8, UCD10Xv1.1, whole genome shotgun sequence, the genomic window AGCTTATTATGTTGAACATATAATTTGCCTATCAGCTATTACTATATTTGCGTCCGTTGGGTGGTTAGATTATCATTAAAATCCTATATTAAATTTGGAAAACTTTCCGATCCAAAGGAGGTGATATATTGCACAAAAAGCAACCATGATGTATTCATAACTGCAAGGAAACTCATATCAAGCAAGTTAAACTAATGTATAACCTCTAAGCTTAAGGGTGTGGCCtaatggttcaatgaagttgggttgtGCACTATGAGGTCTCAGGTTTAATTCCCAACAAAGtatgttctagccttggtggatagagttattgATACATGTtgtggtgggaggtggcaggtaacccgtgaaattagttgaggtgcCAGGAAATTGGCCCAGACAACACGGTTATCAAAAAATAAGATACTACTTGATTTATTTAGTTCCTTCGTAATCTTGATTATTGTGTTGGTCAGGAGGCCGATGATAGAATTTTGTTAGTTTTTCTCGATGTAATTAGGTGGTTAACATACCATGCAACTATAATGTGCAGTGAGTTGGTTTGTAATTATGGCGGAGAAGAACTAGACGATTAGCTGAAAATGTACTTCAAATAGCTCTATAATAGTgagcctctctctctctctctctctctctctctcttttaaaattaaaatctgaaaatcgTGTCTTTTGGAGTGGTGGATGTTTGTCAAGTCCAATTTGATTGAGTCCTCAGATTTCGTCTATGTGGATTAGATTGGGTGGCTTAACTGGAGTTTAGGTCCACTTAAAGGTTACTATATCACTGTTGTGTACTCTTCTTGAACATGAAGCTTGTGGGCTTCGTCATCGTCAATTACTTCGTGAGTGGTCCTCTGCCTGAGCATTGAGAGGATACGCAGTGGGAGGATGACAGCTGGTGGTTTCTGTCCAGTGAATGGTCGAGATACTTGGCTCATACAACGTATAACCATGAGCGGAAAAAGATTATGTTGGGGAGGAAAACCTTAACTTCTCTTGCTCACGACTCCTTTATCCTTCTTTCTGATTTTTTATTGCCGCCTTAAATCCCTGTTGGTTGCCTTAATGCTCGATGTTGGTAACACCAGCTCCCCTTTACGCAACAGATCACATATCCTAATATCCCCTACCTACTTATACTAGTGAATTTTTCAATATTAACTTGAAAGCATACACACCAGTCCCTTCGACAGCAAATGAAGTTTCTTCTTATCAAGTGCTCAAGTAGTTCCTTGACTTCCATCTATAATTGAGATAGAATcctcatgctcaaatggattttCTTGTTTTCCTTCATTTTAATGGAAGGGATGTTTTATTATCGTTTCACATTTCTTTTGGTATAAAATGTTCCACACATTTCAGTACATGTTCTGCCAACATTAGTGATAAAACATGTGACTCGTGATACTAACTTTTGCATAGCGTACTATTAATATCAAGGTAACTGAAATGCTACATTAGTAATGTTGAGATTATATTAGGAAAGGAAAGTTTTATAACGTAATAAATGCTGTAAGTAATGCAGAGTTTTATGTTGAAATCATTTTTCCTTATTCCTCGAATGTAACTATCCTTGCTGGTTGCTGTTAAACATACTTTTACAGCTAAACTAGCACTTTTTGagtacataataaattataattgtcATTTTAAGGTTTCAAATGCTTGTAGTATCTTGAATGAAATTCCACTAGATCTTTTACCAAAAAATTCCACTAAATCTTGAAACTTTGAAACATTCATTGTTTCTCAAAGGCTACTGATTTAAGCATTACGCTAGTGTTATGCTTTTCTATTTGGTGACTTTAATTTATGTGATGGGCGATGCCTACTTTTATGTGCATTAATTCTTCTCACTTGTGCTTACAAGCGTATACatcaatttataatacttttggGTGCAATATATTTAGCAAGTATATGTTCTTATCATAAGTTACGTGCAATactattttagtgtatttttgtttcagattttcttattttgtactgtttttttaaattgcttttgttcatgtatataacaaaataatgcatttattcTTTTGTCTTTATAGTTATTTTGTCATAAGAGAAAGATATTCCAAATTTTATTGGTTAGCTGATTAAAATAGAAAAGGCATACTTCGAATCTGAGAAATCATGTAAAATCCTTATTTATAATTCTATGAGATAATTAAATATTGGCTTAATTAGTGTCATTTTGTGACTTAGAACTTGTAGCGTTGTTTCTGTTAGCTATTTCAAACCAATCTGAGGTTAGAGCTTTTCCAAATTTGCCGCCTTCCTTTTTGAGAATTCTCAATTAAAAGGGCAATATTGGGATGAGAGATCTTGCACAAATCTTACCATTGGTCCTTTTGATATAGTATAGATGCCCCAAAAGGCAAAACCTTATTTGCTGGTGATCCTTTGCTATATCATTTTACATTTACCTTTTTCCTTGCATATCAATTTACTAATGACGTCAGCTGGATttcttttccttctatttttcttcCTCTTAGGTGAGCTGAAAACTTTGATAAATTTTCTCTGTTATTGCACTCAACTCCCGGCCTAAGCTTCAGATAGCCAAATGCAGCAACTTGTTTGTAGCCATATAGTGCTAGTCAATTTTCTGCCAGGATTAAGGTTGAGTTAACTAAAGTGAACTTGTCTAAGTGTAGTTAATTTCTTGCCTTTCAAAGTTGAGTCAGCTATAGTCTCATGTCTGGAGTTAAATGCAATGTTCTTAGTTTGGAGTGGCTGAAATAAAGAGTTGTGTGATGAATTAGTACATCTTGTTCCACTTCCCGATTTCACAGGGTTTTAGAGGTTCTTAGTGCTTCATGAGCTTAAATATGGATGATGTTGATGCATTGCTGTAGGAACTGTCAACAACAACAGCAGACCCAGCGAATTCCCACAAAGTGAAACTGTAGGAACTGTCAGTCCTTATAAAAATAGGAACATGTTCATGAATACTCACAAATGCACCTAATGTTTTCgcatttttttcctattttagtttATTTGATAGCATAATTTGGTTAACTGATTGAATTTTGGCAATATGATGTAGTTGTGGTAACCTTTATGTAATAGTTTGAAGGATAGTACATTACTAGTGGTCTTTAAGCATTCCTTATCCCCAAAAAGAAGTGTCTTGAAGCCTTAGTAGTTTGCAATTATTGCCTTAATTAAGCCATAAGATAAACATTCTCACAAAAAATCTGAGAATCTTTCAATAACTGAGTTCAAATTTTCTGGAGTCATTCTTTTATGGGGCTCTTGATCACAGATATAAAGTTTGGCCATGGAACTGAAATAAAATTTCCTTTGAGCTTGATGCAAGATTTGTATAGTTCCATGAAACCACATCTTATTTTGAGTCATCCTGGATGGGCACCAATCACAGGCATTAATCTACAACCATTTTCATTCAACACATATACCGAAGCAAACCTTGACAAATGATAGTCCTCACCTTTTATTCATAGTTTAAGTTAAATTACTTTACATAGATAACTTCTGCATGttcacataaatcataaaactatCCAACATATCTGCAGACCTTGATCCCATCAGGCTTGATGAACCTTCTAGCTTGATCAAGAATGGGTTTCATAGAAGTATCTTTTAGATGGTAGGGCTAATTGAGAAAACAGAAAGCTGTCAGTCTTCTGTGTAGTGCAGTTGTAGCCTGTTTTAAAAGTAATATTGGTTGAGTTAGTGTCACATTTTCTCTTTTGTCTGTCTGAGGGAGGGATCAGATATTGGGAGTGGGAGAGAGGCTAGAGACTGAAGCATAACTAATTCTTCTGATAGGAATTTACCCAAGCTGCATTACACTTGTTGATGTTCCATTCTTCTGTGTTTGTGGCTGGCTTAGCTGGAGATTGATTGGTGCGTGTAGATCATATCCGTTTCTGATTGTATGTGTAGCCTGAACGCCCCCGTTTGGTTCACTTCCACATCCTTGCTCCGAAACCTGGAATAGATAATTTTGCTTAGATCAAGGGCATCTATGCTTGTGGTAaaattttaatgtaaaatcaCATTTTGTGGTGCATACTTAACAACAAATGGAGAATACTCTCCAAATTAGTACCTTCTGCAATTCTGTATACTCTTGTTGAATGAGGTTTACCTTTTTATAGAGTTCTACATTTTCTTGATGAATAAGGTTGCCCTGCAGAAGCAATATTAATCATCTTGGTATAAAGATTAAAGGCTAGAATATGGAAGCTGTTTAGTTTTTCTAGTAAGACCTTCCGATTTAGTTCTCTGATTTCATCGGTCAAAATCTGCTCCTGCAAGAAGAGAGTAATACATTCAGGATccttataataaaaaaaagaaagagtcaTACATTCGGGGGAAATAATCGACTTGATATTAGCATAAGTTTCTTGAACACAAAAGAATTTTGAATGTGTAGATTTTACCTTTTGCTTTCGAACCCCTTTCAAACTCATTTCAATTTGATTTTCCAGATTTGTTAGATCTTTGGTGCTGAGTCCAGAAAGTTCTTCACCCAGAAGCTTCCTGTGGTTCATAAAAAAGGtattagtttaattatttttctctttgtttacCAAGCTTGATCCAAGACAATGAAATTTGCATGTTTTATAGTTATCTTATAGTTTCATGTTAAGCATGCTTTCAGCTTTGATTCATTCCCTGTAGCAAGTTATAATAGATGTTCATCTTAAAATTTTCGATAGTTATTCTTCTCTCCTCTTAGAATTATTCAGAGAAAATACATGGAAGAAATGTGCAATTTCAAATCTTGGGTGTCATTTTTCCTTAGTAATTTTtggatttataaatttttgtttatGGAAATTTTGCAAGTTCTTTCTGGATTGGattaatttatatgatatttgAGTTTGACCTGGTCTTTGCCTTTTTAGTGAATGTTTTGGCGTCTACATTTATAATTTGTTGGTGTAGTTGTTCTTATTACTAGCAACTAGGAATCAATCACTAGCAACCAAGCAGTAGAAATTATTTATTGCCCCGAATCATAAAAACTAACAAAAAGAAGCTTTGGAAAAGCCACGTGGAACTAATTCAACCCTAAAGAAGAGTCCTTTAAATGCATTTTTGTCCTCAAACTGCTTATCTACCTTTTCATATATGTGCCTAGGATAACAGTTAGTCTCAAGATGGCTCTTATTTGTTTGAggtaagaaaaggaaaaaagatgacAGTAAACGAGGTGATTAAATGGGACGTCTTGACATTTTCAAAGGATAGATAATAGGTAAATGGAATTGATATATATGTCGGCTTTTATCATACATTTGTTTTTCCAACTACCAggtaaaatactcaaaaatattGTACTACTTCAACCTTGCAAAGGCACTTCAAACCTCTTTGGGGGTTGGGGGGGGTACCTTCTCGATCACACATATTTCCTACTTCGATACTTTTCGCGTGGCAGTAATTACTTCCTAAATTATTAGTGATAaagaaatggatcttgggcctaagtcaacctcaaaagctagctcggGGGAGGAGGGGTACCTTCTCAATCACACATATTTCCTACTTCGATACTTTTCGCGTGGCAGTAATTACTTCCTAAATTATTagtgataaagaaatggaccttgggcctaactcaacctcaaaagctagctcatgaggggaggattgcccaagaccatttAAGGAGACCAAgaaccctttaacccaccgatgtgggactccaacacccctcCGCACGCCCAGGGCTGGACTTCTgaagcgtggacaatataagacggggggcccaacatcggaaacaatgaGCTGGGTGggtctggctctgataccatgataaagaaatggaccttaggcctaactcaacctcaaaagctagctcatgaggggaggattgcccaagaccatataaggagaccaagaaCCCTTTAACCCACTGATGTGGGATTCCAACAATTAGCGTAGCTTTGTCTGGTAAAAGATGTGTAATGATTCACAAAGCTATCCTTGTGATCTAAGTTAAGTGGCTGATCAACCTCCAAATGTGAGTTTGGGGTTTGAGTCACCAAGAGGAGCAAAGTAGGGAGGGTTCATTCTTGACCGTGGGAGAGGCTCTTgctaatatataattaaaaaacatCTCAACTATAATAATTTACCCTTTTAGATGAGCTGATTCACGTAATTCAACATATTAAAAGGTTCTATCAGATGCTCAATCTGTAGTGTGTAAAGGCATCATAATGCTTACTCTTTAGCTATTCAACCAAAAATCCTATGACATAGAGGCATGTAGAAGATATACCATTCAAATCAACTTACCTGTGATTTTCTTGCAAGCAATGCAGCTGCTGCCTCAAACTTGATACTTCCCTTTGCCAAAACTAGCCAAAAAagcaagagaaaaaaagattaaaaacagAAAAGGAAAGTAGAATGAAGCTCGTCATTCTACTTAACTTGATGAGTGCTAGATTAGGATGAcaagatgaaataaaatagaaggCTGATTAATTCACAAGATGAAATCAGA contains:
- the LOC107840145 gene encoding MADS-box transcription factor 23 isoform X3; this encodes MGRGKIVIQRIDNTTSRQVTFSKRRNGLLKKAKELAILCDAQVGLIIFSSTGKLYEFASNSMRSTIDRYNKIKEENNNLMNPMSEVKFWQREVSSLRQQLHCLQENHRKLLGEELSGLSTKDLTNLENQIEMSLKGVRKQKEQILTDEIRELNRKGNLIHQENVELYKKVSEQGCGSEPNGGVQATHTIRNGYDLHAPINLQLSQPQTQKNGTSTSVMQLGLQLHYTED
- the LOC107840145 gene encoding MADS-box transcription factor 23 isoform X1 codes for the protein MGRGKIVIQRIDNTTSRQVTFSKRRNGLLKKAKELAILCDAQVGLIIFSSTGKLYEFASNSMRSTIDRYNKIKEENNNLMNPMSEVKFWQREVSSLRQQLHCLQENHRKLLGEELSGLSTKDLTNLENQIEMSLKGVRKQKEQILTDEIRELNRKGNLIHQENVELYKKVNLIQQEYTELQKVSEQGCGSEPNGGVQATHTIRNGYDLHAPINLQLSQPQTQKNGTSTSVMQLGLQLHYTED
- the LOC107840145 gene encoding MADS-box transcription factor 23 isoform X2 → MGRGKIVIQRIDNTTSRQVTFSKRRNGLLKKAKELAILCDAQVGLIIFSSTGKLYEFASNSMRSTIDRYNKIKEENNNLMNPMSEVKFWQREVSSLRQQLHCLQENHRKLLGEELSGLSTKDLTNLENQIEMSLKGVRKQKEQILTDEIRELNRKGNLIHQENVELYKKVNLIQQEYTELQKVSEQGCGSEPNGGVQATHTIRNGYDLHAPINLQLSQPQTQKNGTSTSVMQLG